A part of Streptomyces sp. NBC_01235 genomic DNA contains:
- a CDS encoding ArsB/NhaD family transporter, with amino-acid sequence MNGWQSWAAIAVFVATYGLIISEKIHRVGAALGGAALMLAIGATDDSSAFFSEHSGVDWNVIFLLMGMMMIVGVLKKTGMFEYLAIWAVKRARARPFRVMVMLVVMTALASALLDNVTTVLLIAPVTLLVCERLALPAAPFLIAEVFASNIGGTATLVGDPPNIIIASRAGLTFNDFLVHLAPLSAVLVVVLVALCRFLFRKSFVYDEARAEEVMALEEKEAIKDTRLLVQGLVVLALVVAGFVLHPVLHYAPSVVALLGAGLLIAVSSAETGEVLTEVEWPTLAFFAGLFIMIGGLIETGVIGEISKSLADAIGDNELGGSMLLLGASAVLSGIVDNIPYVATMAPITADLVHNMGGDPDHVMWWALAIGADLGGNATAIGASANVVVLGIAERNRQPISFWQFTKYGLVVTVVTVALSALYVWLRYFALA; translated from the coding sequence CCGTCTTCGTGGCCACGTACGGCCTGATCATCAGCGAGAAGATCCACCGGGTCGGCGCCGCCCTGGGCGGCGCCGCGTTGATGCTGGCGATCGGCGCGACCGACGACTCATCGGCCTTCTTCTCGGAGCATTCCGGCGTCGACTGGAACGTCATCTTCCTGCTGATGGGCATGATGATGATCGTCGGCGTGCTCAAGAAGACCGGCATGTTCGAGTACCTCGCCATCTGGGCGGTGAAGCGGGCACGGGCCAGACCCTTCCGTGTCATGGTGATGCTCGTCGTCATGACCGCGCTCGCCTCGGCGCTGCTGGACAACGTCACGACGGTGCTGCTCATCGCCCCGGTGACGCTGCTGGTGTGCGAGCGTCTGGCGCTGCCGGCGGCCCCGTTCCTGATCGCCGAGGTGTTCGCGTCGAACATCGGCGGCACCGCCACACTGGTGGGTGACCCGCCCAACATCATCATCGCCAGCCGGGCCGGCCTGACCTTCAACGACTTCCTGGTCCACCTCGCGCCGCTGTCCGCCGTCCTGGTCGTGGTGCTCGTGGCCCTGTGCCGGTTCCTGTTCCGCAAGTCCTTCGTCTACGACGAGGCGCGCGCGGAGGAGGTCATGGCCCTGGAGGAGAAGGAGGCCATCAAGGACACCCGCCTGCTCGTCCAGGGCCTGGTGGTGCTGGCGCTGGTCGTCGCCGGCTTCGTCCTCCACCCGGTACTGCACTATGCGCCCAGCGTCGTCGCCCTGCTCGGGGCCGGCCTGCTCATCGCCGTCTCCTCCGCGGAGACCGGCGAGGTACTGACCGAGGTCGAGTGGCCCACCCTCGCCTTCTTCGCCGGGCTGTTCATCATGATCGGCGGCCTGATCGAGACGGGTGTGATCGGCGAGATCTCCAAATCCCTCGCCGACGCCATCGGCGACAACGAACTCGGCGGCTCCATGCTGCTGCTGGGCGCCTCGGCCGTGCTGTCCGGCATCGTGGACAACATCCCCTACGTCGCCACCATGGCCCCCATCACCGCCGACCTGGTGCACAACATGGGTGGCGACCCCGACCACGTCATGTGGTGGGCGCTGGCCATCGGCGCGGACCTCGGCGGCAACGCCACCGCCATCGGCGCCAGCGCCAACGTCGTCGTCCTCGGCATCGCCGAACGCAACCGCCAGCCCATCAGCTTCTGGCAGTTCACCAAGTACGGCCTCGTCGTCACCGTCGTCACCGTGGCTTTGTCCGCCCTCTACGTGTGGCTGCGCTACTTCGCCCTCGCCTGA
- a CDS encoding redoxin domain-containing protein has protein sequence MLARGSSPTMRDAGRWLVLFRHPADFTPVCTTEFVAFTELADEFAARHTALLGNSVDSVHSHLAWTRAIDGEAGRAHLVPDHHRPGHARLLPSTPVRCPGTARPSLLRPSCAPHPST, from the coding sequence GTGCTCGCGCGCGGCAGCTCTCCCACGATGCGGGACGCCGGCCGGTGGCTGGTGCTCTTCAGGCACCCGGCCGACTTCACGCCGGTGTGCACCACCGAGTTCGTCGCCTTCACCGAACTCGCCGACGAGTTCGCCGCCCGCCACACCGCCCTGCTCGGCAACTCCGTGGACTCCGTCCACAGCCACCTCGCCTGGACCCGTGCGATCGATGGAGAAGCCGGGCGTGCGCATCTCGTTCCCGATCATCACCGACCTGGACACGCGCGTCTCCTGCCGTCCACACCGGTTCGCTGCCCCGGTACCGCTCGTCCCAGCCTGCTGCGTCCATCGTGCGCACCTCATCCCTCCACGTGA
- a CDS encoding rhodanese-like domain-containing protein, which yields MTTHADKPRLDPAALRDLARDGEGPRLLDVRTPGEFRTAHIPGSYNVPLDTLREHRAELLRHLDEDVVLICRSGARAAQAEQALAEAGLPNLRVLDGGVMAWEAARGPLTRGPDRWDLERQVRLIAGSIVLVTGVVGLFLPGLHLIGTAVGAGLTVAALTNTCAMGMLLSKLPYNRGPRTDLDTVVAALRGSS from the coding sequence ATGACCACCCACGCCGACAAACCACGACTCGACCCCGCCGCTCTACGCGACCTGGCCCGGGACGGGGAGGGCCCGCGTCTGCTGGACGTGCGCACGCCCGGCGAGTTCCGCACCGCCCACATCCCCGGCTCCTACAACGTCCCCCTCGACACCCTGCGCGAGCACCGCGCCGAGCTGCTGCGCCACCTCGACGAGGACGTCGTCCTCATCTGCCGCTCCGGCGCCCGCGCCGCCCAGGCCGAACAGGCCCTCGCCGAGGCCGGACTGCCCAACCTGCGTGTCCTCGACGGTGGTGTCATGGCCTGGGAGGCGGCCAGGGGCCCCCTCACCCGCGGCCCCGACCGCTGGGACCTGGAACGCCAGGTGCGCCTGATCGCCGGATCCATCGTGCTGGTCACCGGCGTCGTGGGCCTGTTCCTGCCCGGACTGCACCTCATCGGCACGGCCGTCGGCGCCGGACTGACCGTCGCGGCCCTGACCAACACCTGCGCCATGGGCATGCTGCTGTCCAAGCTGCCCTACAACCGCGGCCCCCGCACCGACCTCGACACCGTCGTCGCCGCCCTGCGGGGCTCGTCGTGA
- a CDS encoding MBL fold metallo-hydrolase, with amino-acid sequence MFFAQYYLDCLSQASYMIADETTGKAVVVDPRRDVSEYLTDAAEHGFTVEAVINTHFHADFLAGHLELADRTGAWIGYGQRAEAEYPIRKLADGERISLGDVQLRILETPGHTPESISILVHEHADDTIPYGILTGDALFIGDVGRPDLLASIGVTADELGRMLYDTVQNKLMALPDAVRVFPAHGAGSACGKNLSTQRQSTIGEQRTTNYACRPMSEEKFVELVTAGQPSAPAYFVYDAILNRKEHGLFDAADAPRPLSTAEFLERRTAGAVVVDARSPQDFATGHLRGSINVPADGRFAEQAGMVVAPDQDVVVIAPQDREEEIVTRLARIGFDKVGGYLREPEGAFVVLAAEMRQAGRLTADELRRALDGDEPPLVLDVRNTAEREEGFIEGSLHIPLAELARRADEIPVDRPLVVHCAGGHRSSVAAGLLRHNGHADVSDLLGGYGAWLAQSSPTLGFSPALGFARAGGAPTAGGPASADV; translated from the coding sequence ATGTTCTTCGCCCAGTACTACCTCGACTGCCTCTCCCAGGCGTCCTACATGATCGCCGACGAGACCACCGGCAAGGCCGTCGTCGTCGACCCCCGCCGTGACGTGTCCGAGTACCTCACCGACGCCGCCGAACACGGGTTCACCGTCGAAGCCGTCATCAACACCCACTTCCACGCCGACTTCCTCGCCGGCCACCTGGAGCTCGCCGACCGCACCGGCGCCTGGATCGGCTACGGTCAGCGCGCCGAGGCCGAGTACCCCATCCGCAAGCTGGCCGACGGCGAGCGGATCAGCCTCGGCGACGTCCAGCTCCGGATCCTCGAAACCCCCGGCCACACCCCGGAGTCGATCAGCATCCTGGTCCACGAGCACGCCGACGACACCATCCCCTACGGCATCCTCACCGGCGACGCCCTGTTCATCGGCGACGTCGGCCGCCCCGACCTGCTCGCCTCGATCGGCGTGACCGCCGACGAACTCGGCCGGATGCTCTACGACACCGTCCAGAACAAGCTGATGGCGCTGCCCGACGCCGTCCGTGTCTTCCCCGCCCACGGCGCCGGATCCGCCTGCGGCAAGAACCTCTCCACCCAGCGCCAGTCCACCATCGGCGAACAGCGCACGACCAACTACGCCTGCCGGCCCATGAGCGAGGAGAAGTTCGTCGAGCTGGTCACCGCGGGCCAGCCGTCCGCGCCCGCCTACTTCGTCTACGACGCCATCCTCAACCGCAAGGAGCACGGCCTGTTCGACGCGGCCGACGCGCCCCGTCCGCTGTCCACCGCGGAGTTCCTGGAACGACGCACAGCCGGGGCGGTGGTGGTCGACGCCCGCTCCCCGCAGGACTTCGCCACCGGGCACCTGCGCGGCTCCATCAACGTGCCCGCCGACGGCCGCTTCGCCGAACAGGCCGGCATGGTCGTCGCCCCCGACCAGGACGTCGTCGTCATCGCGCCCCAGGACCGCGAGGAGGAGATCGTCACCCGGCTCGCCCGCATCGGCTTCGACAAGGTCGGCGGGTATCTCCGTGAGCCCGAGGGCGCCTTCGTCGTCCTGGCCGCCGAAATGCGACAGGCCGGCCGCCTGACCGCCGACGAACTGCGCCGGGCACTCGACGGCGACGAACCCCCGCTGGTCCTGGACGTGCGCAACACCGCCGAGCGCGAAGAAGGCTTCATCGAGGGCTCGCTGCACATCCCGCTTGCCGAACTCGCCCGCCGCGCCGACGAGATCCCGGTCGACCGGCCCCTGGTCGTCCACTGCGCGGGCGGCCACCGTTCCTCCGTCGCCGCCGGCCTGCTGCGGCACAACGGCCACGCCGACGTCTCCGACCTGCTCGGCGGATACGGCGCCTGGCTCGCCCAGTCCTCCCCCACGCTCGGCTTCTCCCCCGCGCTCGGCTTCGCTCGAGCGGGAGGTGCCCCCACCGCGGGGGGACCCGCCTCGGCCGACGTCTGA
- a CDS encoding CBS domain-containing protein yields MRARDLAVEYETVSVDSDAVEAARLMAEHRLPALLVVDERGEPKAILPASQMIKILVPAYVIEDPTLAAVVDEKHADRLCQALAGRRVGDCLPHEATPPPIADPDDTALEVAALMARVRSPLVAVAERAKDRHKEGSTHLLGVITASHLLHELLGATGASESS; encoded by the coding sequence ATGCGCGCTCGTGACCTGGCGGTCGAGTACGAAACCGTGAGCGTCGACAGCGACGCCGTGGAGGCGGCCCGGCTGATGGCCGAGCACAGACTGCCCGCCCTGCTCGTGGTGGACGAACGGGGCGAGCCGAAGGCGATCCTTCCCGCCTCCCAGATGATCAAAATCCTGGTGCCCGCCTACGTCATCGAGGACCCGACGCTCGCCGCCGTCGTCGACGAGAAGCACGCCGACCGGCTCTGCCAGGCCCTGGCAGGCCGCCGCGTCGGCGACTGCCTGCCCCACGAGGCCACCCCGCCGCCGATCGCCGACCCGGACGACACCGCGCTGGAGGTGGCCGCGCTGATGGCACGGGTGCGCAGCCCACTGGTGGCAGTGGCGGAAAGGGCGAAGGACAGGCACAAGGAAGGGAGCACGCATCTGCTGGGCGTGATCACCGCCTCGCATCTTCTGCACGAACTCCTCGGGGCCACGGGAGCATCGGAATCCTCGTGA
- a CDS encoding DsrE/DsrF/DrsH-like family protein, with translation MADTATIEKVSIIVSKGSLEGIYPALIMANGARAEGIEADLFFTFFGLDAITKKRWEHIKLATVGNPGLHLPTLLGGMPGVPDLVTRYMERKMEKLDIPPIPEFIEMISDTGAGIYACKASVDLFELDKDDLVEQVQGIITVGEFYEHAAGGQIIYT, from the coding sequence ATGGCCGACACCGCCACGATCGAGAAGGTCTCGATCATCGTCTCCAAGGGATCCCTGGAGGGGATCTACCCGGCCCTGATCATGGCCAACGGCGCCCGCGCCGAGGGCATCGAGGCCGACCTGTTCTTCACCTTCTTCGGCCTGGACGCGATCACGAAGAAGCGCTGGGAGCACATCAAGCTGGCCACGGTCGGCAACCCCGGTCTGCACCTGCCGACCCTGCTGGGCGGCATGCCGGGGGTGCCGGACCTGGTCACCCGGTACATGGAACGCAAGATGGAGAAGCTCGACATCCCGCCGATCCCCGAGTTCATCGAGATGATCTCGGACACGGGTGCCGGGATCTACGCCTGCAAGGCGTCGGTCGACCTCTTCGAACTCGACAAGGACGACCTCGTCGAGCAGGTCCAGGGCATCATCACGGTCGGCGAGTTCTACGAACACGCGGCCGGCGGCCAGATCATCTACACCTGA
- a CDS encoding alpha/beta fold hydrolase → MRLPPARGAAESELPTKMVETGHGPLEFRLDRRGSDTVVIFHGGHMRAGLALGEEPFTQAGCSLLVPSRPGYGRTPVTTGGSAEGFADATAALCAHLGVTRVTAVVGVSGGGPTAVAMAARHPALVERLILQSAVGPVPWPDRRTYLGAHVVFTPRTEPATWALVHALVRHAPDAALRMLLRDLTVLPARRVVAGLRPEHRETAIALFTRMRSRHGFLNDLHDLKAGPDLRRLSAEVDQPGLVIASRHDGAVPFAHAQALAAALRRAELLESLADSHFIWFGDDWPAIAARIRDFLQP, encoded by the coding sequence GTGAGGCTCCCTCCAGCTCGCGGAGCCGCTGAGAGCGAGCTCCCCACGAAGATGGTCGAGACGGGCCACGGGCCGCTGGAATTCCGCCTGGACCGTCGCGGGTCGGACACCGTCGTGATCTTCCATGGCGGGCACATGCGAGCCGGACTGGCCCTCGGCGAAGAGCCGTTCACGCAGGCGGGCTGCTCCCTGCTCGTGCCGTCGCGGCCCGGATACGGCCGTACCCCTGTCACGACCGGCGGATCGGCGGAAGGCTTCGCCGACGCCACCGCCGCGCTCTGCGCACATCTCGGCGTCACCCGGGTCACGGCGGTGGTCGGCGTCTCGGGCGGGGGTCCCACGGCCGTCGCGATGGCCGCACGACACCCTGCTCTGGTGGAGCGGCTGATCCTGCAGAGCGCGGTGGGACCGGTGCCCTGGCCCGACCGCCGTACGTACCTCGGCGCTCATGTCGTCTTCACGCCCCGCACGGAACCGGCGACGTGGGCACTGGTGCACGCGCTCGTACGACACGCACCCGATGCGGCGCTTCGGATGCTGTTGCGCGACCTCACGGTCCTTCCGGCCCGGAGGGTCGTGGCGGGCCTGCGGCCCGAGCACCGGGAGACGGCGATCGCCCTGTTCACACGGATGCGCTCCAGGCACGGGTTCCTGAACGACCTCCACGACCTCAAGGCCGGCCCCGACCTCAGGCGTCTGTCGGCCGAAGTCGACCAGCCCGGCCTGGTGATCGCCAGCCGTCACGACGGCGCCGTGCCGTTCGCCCATGCCCAGGCCCTGGCCGCTGCTCTGCGGAGAGCGGAGCTGCTGGAGAGTCTCGCGGACAGTCACTTCATCTGGTTCGGCGACGACTGGCCCGCCATCGCCGCGCGCATCCGCGACTTCCTTCAGCCTTGA
- a CDS encoding sulfite exporter TauE/SafE family protein, translating to MIAVIVAASLLIGVSLGVLGGGGSILTVPILIYLAGMETKEAIATSLFVVGVTSAAGVVSHARAGRVRRRTGVLFGLAGMTGAYAGGRLAEFVPGTVLLLAFALMMIATAVAMIRGRRRQPKKVHHELPVLHVLLDGIVVGLITGLVGAGGGFLVVPALALLGGLPMTVAVGTSLLVISMKSFAGLAGYLASVHIDWGFAALVTATAVVGSLLGGRLAGRIPQDALRKSFGWFVAVMGVFVLSQQISSDLRHTLLTSPWTWASVAAAAGVVFSWYMLRGPDVRTPTGVPPRWGHLPLERSRAWGRSRAWGRAGDASAPSDDASGRTVSRPVPAETVRSDGATVSPHDT from the coding sequence GTGATCGCCGTCATCGTCGCCGCGTCCCTGCTCATCGGCGTCAGCCTCGGCGTCCTGGGCGGCGGCGGATCCATCCTGACCGTCCCCATCCTGATCTACCTGGCCGGCATGGAGACCAAGGAGGCCATCGCCACCTCCCTGTTCGTCGTCGGCGTCACCAGCGCCGCAGGAGTCGTCTCGCACGCCCGCGCCGGACGCGTCCGCCGGCGCACGGGGGTGCTGTTCGGTCTGGCGGGCATGACCGGCGCCTACGCGGGCGGGCGGCTGGCCGAGTTCGTCCCCGGCACCGTCCTGCTGCTCGCGTTCGCCCTCATGATGATCGCCACCGCCGTCGCCATGATCCGCGGCCGCAGGCGGCAGCCGAAGAAGGTCCACCACGAACTCCCCGTCCTGCACGTCCTGCTGGACGGCATCGTGGTGGGGCTGATCACCGGACTGGTCGGAGCCGGCGGAGGCTTCCTGGTCGTCCCCGCCCTCGCGCTGCTGGGCGGACTGCCCATGACCGTGGCCGTCGGCACCTCACTGCTGGTCATCTCCATGAAGTCCTTCGCGGGCCTGGCCGGTTACCTCGCCAGCGTGCACATCGACTGGGGGTTCGCGGCCCTCGTCACGGCGACCGCCGTCGTCGGCAGCCTGCTCGGCGGGCGTCTCGCCGGACGCATCCCGCAGGACGCCCTGCGCAAGTCCTTCGGCTGGTTCGTCGCCGTCATGGGCGTCTTCGTCCTCAGCCAGCAGATCAGCTCCGACCTGCGCCACACCCTGCTGACGAGCCCTTGGACGTGGGCCTCGGTGGCCGCGGCGGCGGGGGTCGTGTTCAGCTGGTACATGCTGCGCGGGCCCGACGTGCGAACGCCGACGGGGGTCCCGCCGCGGTGGGGGCACCTCCCGCTCGAGCGAAGCCGAGCGTGGGGGAGAAGCCGAGCGTGGGGGAGGGCAGGCGACGCCTCGGCGCCGTCGGACGACGCAAGCGGGCGGACCGTCTCGCGCCCCGTCCCTGCTGAGACCGTGCGGAGCGATGGCGCCACCGTGTCACCGCACGACACGTAG
- a CDS encoding PucR family transcriptional regulator: MRPACLVHLARRGGPGDGTGDGQAVGDAAHEVGVADAGERAGARGNGGGVGVGDERRVPQLDGVDALRFVAVRTPHDERTVFEERPAVAGQRGRDLLADHVVRQQQAAALHARVEGEEHVLAVGRADRALELQALGDDRVEGLVRARGQVVAAGEDDALVIGQPAARLSDAVEADDRPGEGVERQVAVGVLLAYAATEGGQVAIGRPHPGAGGVVHSYEEALNALDLADRLEIQEPVLRVADLLVYPVLTRDRQAMADLVGNTLGPLLSARGGARPLVETLTAYFDSGCVAAEAARRLNLSVRAFTYRLERIHKLTGADPGDPVHRYTLQTAVIGARLLGWPDDEA, from the coding sequence ATGCGGCCAGCATGCCTCGTACACCTCGCTCGTCGGGGTGGTCCCGGTGACGGCACGGGTGATGGACAGGCAGTCGGAGATGCCGCGCACGAGGTCGGCGTTGCCGACGCGGGCGAGCGGGCCGGTGCCCGCGGGAATGGCGGCGGCGTGGGTGTCGGAGACGAACGGCGAGTTCCACAGCTGGACGGGGTGGACGCGCTGCGGTTCGTCGCTGTCCGCACGCCGCACGACGAGCGCACCGTCTTCGAAGAGCGCCCAGCCGTGGCAGGACAGCGGGGTCGCGACCTCCTTGCGGATCACGTTGTACGGCAGCAGCAGGCTGCGGCCCTCCACGCGCGCGTGGAAGGCGAAGAGCACGTCCTCGCCGTTGGGCGAGCGGACCGCGCGCTCGAACTCCAGGCCCTCGGTGACGACCGCGTCGAAGGTCTTGTACGTGCCCGTGGCCAGGTGGTAGCCGCCGGGGAAGACGATGCCCTGGTCATCGGGCAGCCGGCGGCACGCCTGTCCGACGCCGTCGAGGCGGACGACCGTCCTGGTGAGGGTGTTGAACGCCAGGTGGCGGTCGGCGTCCTCCTGGCGTACGCGGCCACCGAAGGCGGCCAGGTCGCCATCGGACGCCCGCACCCGGGTGCGGGCGGAGTCGTCCACTCGTACGAAGAGGCCCTCAACGCCCTCGATCTGGCCGACCGGCTGGAGATCCAGGAGCCGGTGCTGCGCGTCGCCGACCTCCTCGTCTACCCGGTCCTGACCCGCGACCGGCAGGCCATGGCCGACCTCGTCGGCAACACCCTCGGCCCGCTGCTGAGCGCGCGAGGCGGCGCCCGGCCCCTCGTCGAGACGCTGACGGCGTACTTCGACTCCGGCTGCGTCGCCGCCGAGGCGGCCCGGCGCCTCAACCTGAGCGTGCGGGCCTTCACCTACCGCCTGGAGCGCATCCACAAGCTCACCGGCGCCGACCCGGGCGACCCCGTCCACCGCTACACCCTGCAGACCGCGGTGATCGGGGCGCGGCTCCTCGGGTGGCCCGACGACGAGGCGTGA
- a CDS encoding NAD(P)/FAD-dependent oxidoreductase, with product MAATPSSPIAPLSGRHRVAVIGGGSAGISVAARLRRAGVSDITLVEPSDTHWYQPLWTLVGGGQAPLRSSHRPEGSVIPDGVRWIRRHALAVDPDARKVALSGDAELAYEYLVLAPGLQLDWDGVPGLAEAVGHDKVSSNYAPEYAPRTWELIKGMRSGTAVFTHPATPLKCGGAPQKIAYLAADHWRRRKVLDDIRVILVIPDPAMFKVPAWSKVLEKVAARYGIEVRLRSEMTGVDGDGREVTVTDHADGTRETIGYDLLHVVPPQSAPDWIKTGPLADPASPQGFVAADKHTLQHPSYENVFALGDVASLPTSKTGAAVRKQAPVVAANLLDVMNGKAPSHRYDGYTSCPLVTARDRMLLAEFDYDLRPTPSFPLIDTFKERRDMWVFKRYGLPPVYWHGMLTGRL from the coding sequence TTGGCCGCCACCCCCTCATCCCCCATCGCGCCGCTCTCCGGCCGCCACCGCGTCGCTGTCATCGGCGGCGGCAGCGCCGGCATCAGCGTCGCCGCGCGCCTGCGCCGGGCCGGCGTCAGCGACATCACCCTCGTCGAACCGTCCGACACCCACTGGTACCAGCCGCTGTGGACCCTGGTCGGCGGCGGCCAGGCACCCCTGCGCAGCAGCCACCGCCCCGAAGGATCGGTCATACCCGACGGCGTGCGCTGGATCCGGCGGCACGCCCTGGCGGTCGACCCCGACGCCCGCAAGGTCGCACTCTCCGGCGACGCCGAGCTCGCCTACGAGTACCTGGTGCTGGCACCCGGCCTCCAGCTCGACTGGGACGGCGTGCCCGGTCTCGCCGAGGCCGTCGGGCACGACAAGGTGAGCAGCAACTACGCGCCCGAGTACGCCCCGCGCACCTGGGAGCTGATCAAGGGAATGCGCTCGGGCACCGCGGTCTTCACCCACCCGGCCACCCCACTGAAATGCGGCGGCGCCCCGCAGAAGATCGCCTACCTTGCCGCCGACCACTGGCGCAGGCGGAAGGTCCTGGACGACATCCGCGTCATCCTGGTGATCCCGGACCCGGCGATGTTCAAGGTGCCCGCCTGGTCAAAGGTCCTGGAGAAGGTGGCCGCCCGGTACGGCATCGAGGTGCGGCTGCGTTCCGAGATGACCGGCGTCGACGGCGACGGCCGCGAGGTCACCGTCACCGACCATGCGGACGGCACGAGGGAGACCATCGGCTACGACCTCCTGCACGTCGTCCCGCCGCAGAGCGCGCCCGACTGGATCAAGACCGGCCCGCTTGCCGATCCGGCGAGCCCGCAGGGGTTCGTCGCCGCCGACAAGCACACGCTCCAACACCCTTCCTACGAGAATGTCTTCGCCCTCGGTGACGTGGCGAGCCTGCCCACGTCCAAGACCGGCGCGGCCGTGCGCAAGCAGGCACCGGTCGTGGCCGCCAATCTGCTGGACGTCATGAACGGCAAGGCGCCCTCGCACCGGTACGACGGCTACACGTCCTGCCCGCTGGTGACCGCCCGGGACCGGATGCTGCTGGCCGAGTTCGACTACGACCTGCGGCCGACGCCCTCGTTCCCGCTCATCGACACGTTCAAGGAGCGGCGCGACATGTGGGTGTTCAAGCGGTACGGGCTGCCGCCGGTGTACTGGCACGGCATGCTCACCGGCCGCCTCTGA
- a CDS encoding rhodanese-like domain-containing protein: MAREVELEAFAAAWADGALTVDVREPDEYAAGHVPGARPMPLRSVPARCGELPADRPVYVICASGNRSRTAADWMNSVGIDAYSVAGGTSAWARGGRPVTAGPVEHAA; encoded by the coding sequence ATGGCTCGTGAAGTGGAGCTGGAGGCGTTCGCCGCAGCCTGGGCCGACGGCGCTCTCACGGTCGACGTACGGGAGCCCGACGAGTACGCCGCGGGGCATGTCCCGGGTGCCCGGCCCATGCCGCTGCGTTCCGTGCCCGCGCGATGCGGTGAACTGCCCGCCGACCGGCCGGTGTACGTGATCTGCGCGAGCGGCAACCGCAGCAGGACCGCCGCCGACTGGATGAACTCCGTCGGTATCGACGCCTACTCCGTGGCCGGCGGCACCTCGGCATGGGCCCGCGGCGGACGCCCGGTCACGGCCGGCCCCGTCGAGCACGCGGCCTGA
- a CDS encoding vanadium-dependent haloperoxidase: MTTSTRSVRARTGMWRRVLATTAVLAATGSALTVAPQPARAALPQQRIADPVHYWNDVLLQVIRREGGGPGPMSRSAAMLNAAIYDAESSYQLKWKGKITSEPYIYAHKYDGWVEGPDEEERVIGRTAYNILLGLYGKNQTQFLDSKFRERFGTEPTEFDLLDVTIVGRMVAQMRDARNGDGSDNDQVYVGDNKPGAWRPTSYPDMPDPSCERDSQAVTPFWGQMKPFALTSGSQFRPATPGLYGTYEKLLASDAYKAQVEAARSVGADKPTARTPVVNRTPEQEAAAWFWANDLDGTYKPPGQLLQATREVSQARGLTTYENARLFALVSIAMADSGIAVRDVKFLTPIDLWRPVSAIREGGLDPEWKPLLKTPAGVNVSPCFPAWASGHATFGAAWAGVMKRYFGSDNIAFDMTTDEPQSPVKTRHFTSFSAAATEDAYSRVWLGVHFPWDAEDGLTLGDKVAAQVFTTELRKL; encoded by the coding sequence ATGACCACGAGTACCCGATCTGTCCGGGCGCGCACTGGGATGTGGCGCCGGGTGCTGGCCACGACGGCGGTGCTGGCCGCCACCGGCAGCGCGCTCACCGTCGCCCCGCAGCCCGCACGGGCGGCGTTGCCGCAACAACGGATCGCCGATCCCGTCCACTACTGGAACGATGTCCTGCTCCAGGTGATCCGGCGTGAGGGTGGCGGACCGGGGCCGATGTCCCGTTCCGCGGCGATGCTGAACGCGGCGATCTACGACGCGGAGAGTTCGTACCAGCTGAAGTGGAAGGGCAAGATCACCTCGGAGCCGTACATCTACGCCCACAAGTACGACGGCTGGGTCGAGGGTCCCGACGAAGAGGAGCGGGTGATCGGCCGTACGGCGTACAACATCCTGCTGGGGCTGTACGGCAAGAACCAGACGCAGTTCCTCGACTCGAAGTTCCGTGAGCGGTTCGGCACCGAGCCCACCGAGTTCGATCTGCTCGACGTCACGATCGTCGGCCGCATGGTCGCGCAGATGAGGGACGCGAGAAACGGCGACGGCTCCGACAATGATCAGGTGTACGTCGGCGACAACAAGCCGGGTGCGTGGCGGCCCACCAGCTACCCGGACATGCCCGATCCCTCGTGCGAGCGCGACAGTCAGGCAGTCACACCGTTCTGGGGCCAGATGAAGCCCTTCGCCCTCACCTCCGGCTCGCAGTTCCGCCCGGCGACCCCGGGCCTGTACGGGACGTACGAGAAGTTGCTGGCCAGCGACGCCTACAAGGCTCAGGTCGAGGCGGCGCGGTCGGTCGGCGCCGACAAACCGACCGCGCGTACGCCCGTAGTCAACCGGACCCCGGAGCAGGAGGCGGCGGCCTGGTTCTGGGCCAACGATCTGGACGGCACGTACAAGCCGCCGGGCCAGCTGCTTCAGGCGACCCGAGAGGTCTCCCAGGCCCGCGGCCTGACCACATACGAGAACGCTCGGCTGTTCGCACTCGTTTCCATCGCCATGGCGGACTCCGGAATCGCGGTTCGGGACGTGAAGTTCCTGACCCCGATCGACCTGTGGCGGCCGGTGTCCGCGATCCGGGAAGGCGGGCTCGACCCGGAGTGGAAGCCGCTGCTGAAAACCCCGGCGGGCGTGAATGTCAGCCCGTGCTTCCCGGCCTGGGCCTCGGGGCACGCGACGTTCGGCGCGGCCTGGGCAGGGGTGATGAAGCGCTACTTCGGCAGCGACAACATCGCCTTCGACATGACCACCGACGAGCCTCAGTCACCGGTGAAGACCCGCCACTTCACCAGCTTCAGCGCGGCGGCCACCGAGGACGCCTACAGCAGGGTCTGGCTCGGAGTCCACTTCCCGTGGGACGCGGAGGACGGCCTCACCCTGGGTGACAAGGTCGCAGCCCAGGTCTTCACCACGGAGTTGCGCAAGCTCTAG